From one Triticum urartu cultivar G1812 chromosome 3, Tu2.1, whole genome shotgun sequence genomic stretch:
- the LOC125549056 gene encoding protein TRACHEARY ELEMENT DIFFERENTIATION-RELATED 7A-like codes for MRRRVRPLPAPSMGRRAQPSRPGPPARHPVCPVHTGRRAQPSRLHSPPPSPITPPLPSTIDNIEANPTVHSDVNCSSPTCLEPSTPPHRCALTPCPHAPPPSLLPATVVVAPRPPPGGTATSMSGCSPRSSQLIFRDVGRRRGAGLAASPPAYLIVG; via the exons ATGCGCCGCCGGGTCCGTCCCCTCCCCGCCCCGTCCATGGGACGCCGCGCCCAGCCGAGCCGCCCCGGGCCGCCGGCGCGCCACCCGGTCTGCCCCGTCCACACGGGCCGCCGCGCCCAGCCGAGCCGCCTCCACTCCCCTCCACCATCCCCAATCACGCCTCCACTCCCCTCCACCATCGACAACATTGAAGCCAATCCCACGGTCCACTCGGACGTCAACTGCTCCTCCCCGACCTGCCTCGAGCCCTCGACGCCTCCCCACCGCTGCGCTCTCACTCCCTGCCCCCACGCGCCACCGCCATCCCTCCTTCCTGCTACCGTCGTCGTCGCGCCTCGCCCTCCTCCAGGTGGAACGGCTACCAGCATG AGCGGATGCAGCCCTAGATCAAGCCAATTGATCTTTCGCGACGTGGGAAGACGCCGGGGCGCTGGACTCGCTGCCTCCCCTCCCGCATACCTGATTGTCGGTTAG